GTCGGCGACGAAGGCCATCAGTGACGGCGGCCCTCGCCCCGCCAGGACAGGATTTCCTTCGTCGTCACGGGGCCGAGCCGCGTTCGTTCCGCCCGCAAGGCGCCGATCGCCGCGCGCCGCCGCGCGCGCGCGTCGATGCGCGTGAGCTTCGCGATCGGCGCGCTGCCGCGCGCGATGATCACTTCTTCCCCGGCTTCGACTTTCGCCAGAAGCTCGGAGAGCCGGGTCTTGGCGTCCGCGACCTTGACGGTGATGCTCATGGTCCGCTCCCGGATTTTCCGGCCGTTCCCGTCCGATGATAGGTCCGCGGCGCGGGCTTGGTCAACCTGTTGGCCAAGTTGCCGGGCGGCGGCCCGGCCGGGGGGCGGCCTTCCGCGTTGCGCGAATTTCGCCTAAACTTCGCGCGTCCGCGTGGACTCGCGGCGAGGCTTCGCGCCATGGACGGCGGGGTACATCGGCGACGGGATATCTTGCGCGCCCTGGGCGCGGGCGCGGCGTGCGCGGCCGCGCTCGCGGGCTGCGCCGGCGCGGAGGGCTTCGGGCGCTACCGCAGGCTCCCGACCCGCG
This window of the Rhodospirillales bacterium genome carries:
- a CDS encoding type II toxin-antitoxin system prevent-host-death family antitoxin, producing the protein MSITVKVADAKTRLSELLAKVEAGEEVIIARGSAPIAKLTRIDARARRRAAIGALRAERTRLGPVTTKEILSWRGEGRRH